The sequence below is a genomic window from Spiroplasma gladiatoris.
ATTCTTGCATGTATTTTTTTTCAAATTCTTTTTGAGTTATTAATTTTAAATTAACTCGAAATGAAAAATTACATTGTTCATTTGAAATATTGACAATTTTATTAGCAACTTCTGTAGAATAATCTTTTTGAATTTGTTTATACAATCAAAAAGGAAAACCCATTTCTAAAGGTGTGATGTTTTGTTTATTTTTAATATTTACTTCTCATAGTTTTGTATCTTGTAATTTTTTGCTGACAACATTTACTAACCCTGATAAATTGGAGTTAATTTTTTTGGTTAACTCTACTGCTTCATTTGTTACAGAATAAATTGATGTTTTTAAAAATTTAATTTGATATAAATTCATTCATAAAAGAACTTGAATTTTATAGTCTGTTTTTAAAGGATTAATAATTTTATTAACTACATATTCTAAATATATTTTGTATTGAATTGTTCCGTATACTAATTTATAAATAAAAGCTATGTCAGAACTTGACATAGCTTTTGATTTTGAAAGTTCATTTAACATTTTATTTGCATGTTTTTGCTCTTTAATTACTTTATATAAAATGTTAAGCGCTTGTTCTCTTGAATTCATTATTGAAATGCATTTTGTTCAATACTAAAGAAATTTACATCAATCATTAAATGTTCCATTATTGATTCAATAAAGTCGCGATTTTCCAAAATTAATAATTCTTCATTCGCTAAGACATGTGCATAGATTTTATTTGTTAAAAGATCTACTAAATAATTTTTAAAATCAAAACCTTCTGGGATTTTAATTGTATTAATTCTTTCCACATTTTCTCTTCAATTATCTACAAAGAACATATAGTTTTCTTTTACTACGTTATTAACTTCATTTCTTAAAAGATTAAATTTACTTTGATTTTTAGAAATTAATAATGTACCTTCTTTTGTTAAAACGTCTTTTACTTTTGCAACAGCATTATCAACATTATCAATTTCAATAACATATTGATATTTGTGTTTCAAAGGAATTTCTAACAATGCTTTGTCTAATCTTTTTTTAATAATTTCTTCTTTTTCTGTACCTCTTCTTCTTAATCTTTGTTCTAAAGATTTTAAGCTTGGAGGCATCAAGAAAATAGAAACTAAGTTTTCTGGTTTTTCCTTTTTAAGAACTTGGGTTGCACCAATTACTTCAATTTCTAAAATTACATTTTCTCCATGATTAATTTTGTCATAAACAGTTTTTCTTGGTGTTCCGTAATAATTGCCAATAAATTCTGCGTATTCAATTAATTCATCATGTTGAATCGCATCTTTAAAAGTTTCTTTGTCAACAAAAAAATAGTCAACTCCATCAATTTCGCCTGGTCGAGCTGGTCTTGTTGTCATTGAAACCGATTGAACCAAATTAAGACTTTTATCTTTTCTTAATTCCTTGTTAATTGTACCTTTCCCAACACCTGAAGGCCCAGAAAGAATAATAATTTTACCTTTTTTGTTTTCCATAAATTACCAACTTTCTTTTTCAAGTCTTAATACATATAGGTTTTTGGTTTTATATTTTTTAAATTTTAGTAAAGCAAAGTAGTCAAAAGAACTTTCATCTAATTGACTACCTACTTCAATAATTAATATACCATAATTATTCAATATGTTTGAGTGTTTTAGGTAGTTTAAGGTATTGTAATAATATTCTAATTGCTCATAAGGAGGATCTAAATAAATTAAATCAACTTTGATATTGTTAATATTTAAATACTTTAAATAACTCAAATAATCATTATTTGATAGTTGATAAAAATTTTGTTCAATATTTTTTAAATTTGTTTTTATAACTTCTAGTGCTGGTTTATATAAATCGTTAATGTATGCAAAACCAATCCCTCTGCTTAAACCTTCGACACTTAAAGCGCCACTTCCAGCAAATAAATCCAAACTTATTTTGTTTTCAAATATAAAATAATTATTTAAAATATTAAACATATCCTCTTTAAATCTTGAAGTAGTTGGTCTTGTATTTTTCCCTTCAAGACTAATCAATACTCTTCCACGATACTTTCCACTAATAACTTTCATTTTTCTACCTATTTTCTTATATATTTAATATATCAAAAAAACTATTAAATAAGTTATAATCTATAAATGAGGTGGCAAAATGAAACTAGATTTAAAAAAGGATTTGTTACAAGATCAAATTCCAACAAATAAATGACTTTGTAAAGATACACAACCAGAAATCATTAGAGCAATGAGTTATGATGTTGAATTACCTTTAAATAAAGAAACTGAATTAGTAATGAAAAAGTTAATTGATTTTGTTAGATATTCTCAAGATCCAAATTTAAATGTTAAAGGCTCAGAAGACCATTTAAGACCAGCTGTTGGGCTTGCAGCGCCACAAATTGGAAGTAACATTAATATGTTTTTTACTCGTTTTGAGTGAGATGAAGAAAATAATGACATTGAAGAGTTTGCAATGGTAAATCCAAAAATTATTGCAAAGAGTGAACAAATTGGTTATTTAAAAGGAGGCGAAGGTTGTTTGAGTGTTGATAGCGACCATCCAGGTAATGTGCCAAGAAGTTATAAAATAAAAATAAGTGGTTATGATTGACTGACAAATAAAAATTTAGAATTAACTTTAAGGGGTTATCAAGCAATTGTTTTTCAACATGAAATTGAACATAATCAAGGAAAACTTTATTATGATCGAATCAACAAAGAAGAACCACAAAAAATTGAAGAAAATTGAATAGAGTTATAAACTCTTTTTTTTATGTTTATTAATATATTGTTTATACTTATAGATTAAAATAGCCTTATCTTTAATAATAAAAGTAATTAAAAATGAGCCAAAAAGCGGTATTAGCATAATTTTTTTTGATAAATTTTCTAGTTGTAAATCTGCTATTTTATCAAGTGTATCTAGACACATATAATTGATTAAATAATTATTTATAAATAAGTTTAGAGAGAAAATAAATATTGGCACACATAGAGTCAAAAATAAGACTCCAAGATGATTTTTTTTATAAGGAATTGAATTACTAAAATAAAAATATAAAAAGTAGATAACCACTAAAATAGTGGAGATTTTTAAAACGAAGTTGAATAATGATAAAACTATTAATACACTTGGTTTTGCATTATATAATTTTGTTGAAAAATTATTTTTATCATGTTTTTTGTATTTGCTTTTGTACATATCCTTTTTACCTTCTTTGTAATTATTATATATCTATATGTTTTATCAATAAAAAAATAATTTTATCTTAAAATTTATGCAGTTATTTAAAGGTATATAATTATTTTACAAGGATGTGATAATAAATAATGAAAAAGCTATTAAATATATCGGGATCTTTGAGCATAGCATCAGTAGTTTCAATAACTGCAATTAGCTGTGATTAATCAAAAAAGGAAAATGAAGATAGCAGAATTGATTAAATTCAACAAAACTTGATGAGTTTGGTTTTTTTTCAACAAGTAATGAAATTGAGTATATTAAAAAAAATATTATAAAAGCATATAAAGATAAAATGGATTTAATTTTAGTAGAAAATACTGATGTTGAATTTTTTGACTATGAAGCACCATCTTTAAAAAATGATGGTTCTATATCTATTAAATCCTTAGTTTCAAGCAAAAAGGTGAAAGGTGAAAGATTGTTTTTTTTATCTAAATCTTATATAGGTAAAATTAATTTAGATGAAATGCCTAATAAAATACTATTTCATCATGAAAACACTTATGAATCAGCTGAACAAAAAGCTACTTTGGAAATTAGAGAATATTTAAACAATATGAATTATAGTTTAAATGAGCTGTTTAAGTTTAGTGATTATGAAATGGCTCAAAAAATCAAGGTAGGACATATTAAAGCAGAATCGGTTGGCTATGGTAATACATTTGGTAAAGTAGATTTAGAAATTGTTTTTAATCACATAAAAGATGAATGAATAGATTTATATGCTTTTGATAAAAAATTAATTGATGTAAATAATAACGATGAAAAACCAGTTGTTGAAGCCGCTTTAAAAACCATTAAAGGTGAAAAAAGCGATTTAGTTTTACAAGAAAATATCGATTATACTTACAAATTTTATCAAGCAACAAAAGACAAATCAGGTACAGTTATAATAACTTCCCTGTCAAATTCTAAAAAAATTAAATCAAAAGCTGTATTTTCTAACACATTTTATGATAAAAGAATAAATTTAAGTTCATTAGAAAATAGAGATATTAAACCAGAACAAAACAATCTAGAATAAGTTGTAATTCATATAAATGCACTTATAAAAACATTAGATAATCGCGTAGTAGAAAATATAGATTATCAAATACATAAAGAAAGTTATCGTTCACCAACTAGCAATGGTATAAAAACACAAAAAAGAGTTAAAGCTTTAAAAAAATAGTTTATATTTAACAGGCAATGTAAATTTAAATATTTGCTATAGTGGTACACTTGCTTCATTTGAAGTTGATCAAAATAATAAATTAAACAACTACCTACTGATGTAAAAGTAAATTTCAACAACAGTTTGTTATAGAAATCAAAAATGGAGATAACATTACAAACTTAGGTTAGTTTTTTAAAGATTCATCAAGCCATTTTTAGAACAGCCAATTGAAATCTCACAAAGTGAAGGTAATAGAAATAAATTTATTCTTAAATACAAAGGTTTAAAACTAGGAGTATCTAATTTTGAATTGATTTATGGCAATATACGCTGCAAAACAAAAATAAACGTAGTTGAATAAAGAAAGGAAATGTATGAAAATAATAGAAATAAATAATTTAACTAAAAAGTTCAAACAAAAAGTTATTTTAGAAGATATTTCTTTACAAATCGAACAAGGAGAAGCTGTTGCGATATTAGGAAGAAATGGTGCTGGTAAAACAACACTAATTGAAATGATTGCTCAATCATCAAAACCTTCTAAAGGAAGTATAAAAATAAATATTGAAGGTAATTTAAAACAAGAAATAGGAATACAATTTCAAGAAGGTAATTGACCAAGTGGTTTGTGCGCAAAAGATGTAATCGAATTTTACGTATCTGTTTTTCCAAATTTCTCTATTGAAAAGTTTAATGAATTAAATAAAATTTTTGAAGTTAAAGACTTTTATAAAACACCTTTAAATCGATTGAGTGGTGGTCAAAAACAAAGATTTAATGCATTACTTTCAATTATTAACGATCCTAAAATTATAATTCTTGATGAGCTAACAACAGGATTAGATATGGAATTACAATTTAAAATACTTAATTTCTTTAAAGAAGTAGTTAAAAATAATAAAACTTTACTAATAGTTTCTCATCATCCTGAAGAAATTGAAGCTTTATGTAAAAGAGTAATTGTTATTGATAACAAAAAAGTTTTATTAGATAGTAGTGTTGAAGATATAAAAAATAAATATAAAACAGTTAGAGAACTAATGGAGTTATTTTACAAAGGAGGTCTAGATGAAAACAACCAAAACAAAAAATAGTTTTAATTTAAAAAATAAGTCAAAAATTGCTTTTCAGCTTTTTAGATTAATTTCTAAATCATTTTATAAAAACTTTAGAGGCCCAATTTTTACATATGTTGTTCCTGTGTTTTTTACTATAATTTTTTATTATTTATTTTCTAGTGATTTAGTTGTTAATAAAGGGAGTGCAATTTTAGGTTATGTAGTATTGCCATGTTTAACAACAATCATAAATTTATCTGGATCAATTGTGGAATGAAAAAACTCAATATTTTTAAAACGAATGGAAACTACAGGAATAAGTAGAAAAACTTTTATTCTTACAATTTGATTATTTTATTTTTTAGTTGGGTTTTCTGGGGTTTGTCTAGAACTAATAATTGGATTAATAATTGGTGGTAATGATGTGATTGAACTATATAAAAATATGAATTGAGGTTTTTTCATATTAGCAGTAAGTTTAATTTGTTTAATGTCAATTGGTTTAGCAACATTATTAGGTGGTAATTTAAATGATGAAGGTGCTAATCAAGGAATAGCTTTAATGATTTATTTTTTATGTATATTCTTTTCAGGAGTAATGTTAGACCCAAGACTTTATGAATCAACTACTGCATTAAGAATATTTACATACTTTATCCCTTTAAAATACCCAGTATTTTTACTACTATTTAGTCAGTATAGTGATGGTGATTGAAAAAATGCTGGATTTAATAATGGTATATGAGATAATAGGCAAAACCCTGAACCACTTTATCAAAATTTTACAAGTACATGACAACCAATAGTTGGTGCAATATTAATAATTGGTTTATTATTTTTAATAAGCACTCTAACTTTTAAATGACATCGAAAAAACTAGTTTAATTATTTTGAGTTGTTAGTTTATTGCTAACAGCTTTTTTTTATTAAAATAAACTATATATTTAACATTATTTTTTGTTAAAATAAAAATAATGAAAATTCTTTTTAGTATATCAATTAATTAAGTTTAATAAGTAATTAATATAAATTTTAATAATGAGTTTTCGTATATAGGAGAATGAAAGAAAATGGACACCAAAAATAATAAGAGCATAACTATTGTTGCTGATTTAGAAGCAAAAATAGAAATAAAAAAGGTTAAAAGTAATCAAAATCCAATTAAAAAGAAGTTTGATCAAGCACCCCACCCTACTAAAGTATTTGCTTTGGGTGGTTTAGAAGAAGTTGGAAAAAATACATATTGTGTAGAATATGATGATGAAATCATTATGCTTGATGCTGGAGTTAAATTTCCTGACGCAACCCAATTGGGAGTGAGTGCAGTTATTCCAGATTATAGTTATTTAGCAGAAAATAATAAAAAAATTAAAGGTTTGTTTATTACCCATGGACATGAAGATCACATTGGAGGAATTCCTTACTTGTTACAACAAGTTGATATTCCAGTTATTTATGCGCCAGAATTAGCAGCAGCTTTAATTAGAGATAGAATAAAAGAATATAAATTGACTAACAAAACAGTTGTAAAAGAATATGTAGAAGATGATGTTTATCAAACAAAGCACATGACTATTCAATTTGCAGCAGTAAACCACTCAATTCCAGATGCATTTGGGATTCACGTTACTACTCCAAACGGAGCAATTTTTTCAACAGGAGATTACAAATTCGATTGAACTCCTTTGGGGCATTCTGCAAACATTCAAAGATTGTCTAAATGAGGAAACGAAGGAATTGAATTGCTAATGTCTGATTCTACTAATGCAGAAATTGAAGGTTATACATTAGGTGAACGAAAAGTTATTCAAAACATTGATACACATTTTTTAAAAGCAAAAGGAAGAATTATTATTGCTTCATTTGCTTCAAACGTTCATAGAATTCAACATATTATTGAACTTGCAAATAAATACGGAAGAAGAATTGTTGTATTTGGAAGAAGTTTAGAAAGAATTATTAAAATTATTCGTCAAATGGGACATTTAAACATTAATGATAAAATGTTTATTAAACAAAACGAAATTGATAATTATCCAAAAAATCAAATTATGATTTTGTGTACAGGAAGTCAAGGAGAGCCAATGGCTGCTTTATCTAGAATTGCTAGACAAGAACATCCAGCAGTTAAATTGATTCCAGGAGATACAATTATTATGTCTTCTTCACCAATTCCAGGTAACAGAGCGGATGTTGAAAATGTTGTAAATAAACTTACAAAAATTGGAGCAACTGTAATCGAAAATAATGGTGAACAAAAAATTCATACTTCAGGACACGCTAGTCAAGAAGAACAAAAATTACTATTTACTTTATTAAAACCAAAATACTTTATGCCAATGCACGGAGAGTTTCGGATGTTAAAAGTTCACGGTGAAACAGCTGTAAAAGTAAATGTAAAACCTCAAAATGTTTTTGTGATTGCAAATGGTGATCAAATTTTAATGCAAAATGGGGTTGCTGAATTAGGCAAAAGAATTCCAGCAGAAGCGATCTTTATTGATGGAAAAGATATGACTGGAAAAGCAAGTAATATTATTAGAGAAAGAAATATATTAAGTCGTGATGGGTTAATGGCAGTAATTATCTCTATTGACTCACAAGCAAACAAATTATTAGCACCTCCAAGAATTGTTTCTAGAGGAAGCTTTTATGTAAGAGATAGTGGAAATGTGATTGCAGAATCAATTAATATTGTCACTAACGCGGTTTTAGGAGTTTTAAACTCTCCAAAACCTACTTTTGGTGCGATTAAATCAGCTGTAAAAGAAACTCTATCGCCTTTCATATTTAGATATAAAAGAAGAAATCCATTAATTATTCCAGTAATTTTAAATAAAAAAATGGATATTAAATAGAAAGAAAATAATAATGAAAACAAAGAAGGAACAATTAAGTTTATTTAACTTAATATGAATAGGTTTTAGCTTTATTGCAGGAATAACCTATACAGCAAGTTTTTCAACAATATTAGCAAGCGAAACGGGTGTTGGAAATCACATCTATTGAATATTTTTAATAGAAGGATTTGTAGCATATATGTGTGCTTGGACATTTGCGAGACTTGTCCAAATCCACCCAGAAGCAAATGGTGGTGGAGCCCAATATGTAAGAACTGCATTTGGTAAGTTTTGAGGGCTTTTAATGGGGATGATAAATTATGCAGTAATCCCAGCAATAGCAGTTAATTTATTAGTAACAATGGTTAGAGCAAATTTTGATAATTTAGCAGGTTTTGACTCACAAACAAACACATGAGGACTATGAGGTAGCTTTGGAA
It includes:
- a CDS encoding RsmD family RNA methyltransferase; this translates as MKVISGKYRGRVLISLEGKNTRPTTSRFKEDMFNILNNYFIFENKISLDLFAGSGALSVEGLSRGIGFAYINDLYKPALEVIKTNLKNIEQNFYQLSNNDYLSYLKYLNINNIKVDLIYLDPPYEQLEYYYNTLNYLKHSNILNNYGILIIEVGSQLDESSFDYFALLKFKKYKTKNLYVLRLEKESW
- a CDS encoding ABC transporter permease, whose product is MKTTKTKNSFNLKNKSKIAFQLFRLISKSFYKNFRGPIFTYVVPVFFTIIFYYLFSSDLVVNKGSAILGYVVLPCLTTIINLSGSIVEWKNSIFLKRMETTGISRKTFILTIWLFYFLVGFSGVCLELIIGLIIGGNDVIELYKNMNWGFFILAVSLICLMSIGLATLLGGNLNDEGANQGIALMIYFLCIFFSGVMLDPRLYESTTALRIFTYFIPLKYPVFLLLFSQYSDGDWKNAGFNNGIWDNRQNPEPLYQNFTSTWQPIVGAILIIGLLFLISTLTFKWHRKN
- a CDS encoding ribonuclease J, producing MDTKNNKSITIVADLEAKIEIKKVKSNQNPIKKKFDQAPHPTKVFALGGLEEVGKNTYCVEYDDEIIMLDAGVKFPDATQLGVSAVIPDYSYLAENNKKIKGLFITHGHEDHIGGIPYLLQQVDIPVIYAPELAAALIRDRIKEYKLTNKTVVKEYVEDDVYQTKHMTIQFAAVNHSIPDAFGIHVTTPNGAIFSTGDYKFDWTPLGHSANIQRLSKWGNEGIELLMSDSTNAEIEGYTLGERKVIQNIDTHFLKAKGRIIIASFASNVHRIQHIIELANKYGRRIVVFGRSLERIIKIIRQMGHLNINDKMFIKQNEIDNYPKNQIMILCTGSQGEPMAALSRIARQEHPAVKLIPGDTIIMSSSPIPGNRADVENVVNKLTKIGATVIENNGEQKIHTSGHASQEEQKLLFTLLKPKYFMPMHGEFRMLKVHGETAVKVNVKPQNVFVIANGDQILMQNGVAELGKRIPAEAIFIDGKDMTGKASNIIRERNILSRDGLMAVIISIDSQANKLLAPPRIVSRGSFYVRDSGNVIAESINIVTNAVLGVLNSPKPTFGAIKSAVKETLSPFIFRYKRRNPLIIPVILNKKMDIK
- a CDS encoding ABC transporter ATP-binding protein: MKIIEINNLTKKFKQKVILEDISLQIEQGEAVAILGRNGAGKTTLIEMIAQSSKPSKGSIKINIEGNLKQEIGIQFQEGNWPSGLCAKDVIEFYVSVFPNFSIEKFNELNKIFEVKDFYKTPLNRLSGGQKQRFNALLSIINDPKIIILDELTTGLDMELQFKILNFFKEVVKNNKTLLIVSHHPEEIEALCKRVIVIDNKKVLLDSSVEDIKNKYKTVRELMELFYKGGLDENNQNKK
- the gmk gene encoding guanylate kinase produces the protein MENKKGKIIILSGPSGVGKGTINKELRKDKSLNLVQSVSMTTRPARPGEIDGVDYFFVDKETFKDAIQHDELIEYAEFIGNYYGTPRKTVYDKINHGENVILEIEVIGATQVLKKEKPENLVSIFLMPPSLKSLEQRLRRRGTEKEEIIKKRLDKALLEIPLKHKYQYVIEIDNVDNAVAKVKDVLTKEGTLLISKNQSKFNLLRNEVNNVVKENYMFFVDNWRENVERINTIKIPEGFDFKNYLVDLLTNKIYAHVLANEELLILENRDFIESIMEHLMIDVNFFSIEQNAFQ
- the def gene encoding peptide deformylase, with product MKLDLKKDLLQDQIPTNKWLCKDTQPEIIRAMSYDVELPLNKETELVMKKLIDFVRYSQDPNLNVKGSEDHLRPAVGLAAPQIGSNINMFFTRFEWDEENNDIEEFAMVNPKIIAKSEQIGYLKGGEGCLSVDSDHPGNVPRSYKIKISGYDWLTNKNLELTLRGYQAIVFQHEIEHNQGKLYYDRINKEEPQKIEENWIEL